In Rhodothermales bacterium, the following proteins share a genomic window:
- a CDS encoding aminotransferase, with protein AIRFDVGERSNFLLLPMMLAGLRQINEWGPGRIQEYCARLFEPALKELQPFGYQVEKAGGRFSHLVGIRLPDTLSPDRLRTALVDGSVHVSVRGTAIRVSPHVYNDARDVEALVDILKSAIHGS; from the coding sequence GCGATCCGTTTTGATGTCGGTGAGCGAAGCAACTTCTTGTTGCTTCCCATGATGCTTGCCGGACTCCGTCAGATCAATGAATGGGGACCCGGTCGCATCCAGGAATATTGTGCACGTCTGTTTGAACCCGCACTGAAGGAGCTTCAGCCGTTTGGTTACCAGGTGGAGAAGGCTGGTGGCCGGTTTTCTCATCTGGTGGGGATTCGACTCCCTGACACCCTGTCGCCTGACCGCCTGCGGACCGCACTGGTTGACGGGTCGGTACACGTTTCGGTGCGGGGCACGGCCATCCGCGTCTCGCCACATGTCTACAATGATGCACGGGATGTCGAGGCGCTCGTGGACATCTTGAAGTCTGCGATCCATGGATCGTGA